CTCCAAATCCGTTTCTTCCGCCCTTCTTCCCGAGTGTGCTCGCTTCGTTGCTGTTGCGCAGGAAGATCCTCGAGAACAAAACACTTGAAAAGAAACCCCCAAACTAAAAAAGATACAGCCAACAGGTGGTGGTATGTATCGTTGTACTTTGAATTTTTGCATTGAGCGTGGCGTTTTATCTAGGCAAAGAAAATGGAAAAGAGATTGGAATATCAGACCTAACAAGTATACCTTCTCACACTacccttttccctttttctGACATACCGCATTTGTGCCTATCGTAACTGCTGCAGGTGATTCATTCCAGGGCTACTTGTCCCCTCGCCCGGATCACTTCATGCACGCGATGGGCAGTCTGCAGCGTAATGAGTAGGCACGAGAGACCGGATGATGGCCCATCATCCCGGCCGGGTAGGGAAGAGGACCACGTTCCTTGGCGCCGCGCAGCGAACGCTCCTTGCATCGTGGCGTAGACCTTTCGAACACTACTACCCGCAAAGTTTACGCGCTTCCCTCATCTGCACTTCTCGATCACAAGGGGTTATTGTTCGACGCCGCCCCCTTTCCGCAAGATGTGGTAAATCCGTGAGTCTTGCCGGAGGGTGGAAGAGACGAGGTGGTCCCACGTGAGCCGTAGGAcgtcaccatcatcgccaaccACTCCGCAGAGTCTTTCCCTTCCGCACGCGACACCGGCTCGGCCGCGGCTCTCCGTCGCCATCTTTATTATTCTTGCTCCAGTCCTGTCCCAGCTCTCACCCAATCCGTCTGAACGTAGTTCGCGGCTCATACTTCCCCTGGACCCGCGCTTCGTTACGGCTTCCCATATCTCATCTTGCCGTCTCATGATCCATTATACGCGCAGGACGTGTCATCATCGCAATACGCCGCCATTTTCCCTTTTTATCACCAAGGATGCTGTGTTCTGTGGATGGAGATCCCGACTAGCTGGATAGCCTTGcactctcccccccccccccccaaaagaaaacaaaaccGGAGGGCCGAGGAAGCAAACAAGCAGATAGATGGTCGCCACCCAGTCACGATGCTGGCTCTCGCCTTGGCATGACTTTCAAACCGACCGCGATGTACAAAAACGTAGAGCTTGTCCCCCTTTCGATTGTAGGCAGATGCTGGGCAGATATCCACCCCTCAGCTTTGGCATATTCCATCAGTGTCTCTAGGATGCCCAGCGTCAGCACGCTCGCCACATTCATTTATTTATTGCCCGAGTCTGTCATTGTCGAGCCCCATGATGCTACTCCAgacctcctccatcttcacGGCCGTCCAAATTTTCGTGCTACCACTCCTTCTGGGCGACGCCCGCGCTCTCTTGGCCTTTCGGGCAACAGAATCCACCCAGCAGGAAATCAACACCGGCGTAGCCCTCGCATACATAATCAGGCATACAGCAATGTCCTCGCCCGTGTTGAGAACAACGCCAGCGACACTAGGCGATGCAAAAGAGTGAACGTTAGAGTCCGGTGCGAGTGTTGAGTTACTTACTGACCCCCATCCCCCTTCCACTCCCCGGGCCCAGCATGAGATCTGCCAGCATGATAGGACAAAATGCCCGGTAGAACCGAGACTCGTCAGTGACCTCACCTTACTGGAAATAGGGTCACGACAAGACGGCAGCCCGACCTTGATGGGAGCGACGGCAACCCCGTTCCGCacgagggcctcgtcctcgcaAAACTCTGGAACAACGTCGCCATCGTTCTCCCTcccggcaacggcggcggctgcgtcACCCGCAGCCCCTTCTCCAGTATGACGGTCCGCCTCGGACCGCAAGCGATGATTTCGTACGGCAACGCCACCACCTCGAATTCGGCAACGCTCATGGAGGGCAACCCGCGCTGCCTGACGCGGGACCTTAACGCCTACCCGCTGCGCCGATGGGCCAACTCCGGCAACATGATAAACCTGATCCGAGAAAAcagcgccgtcgagaagTTCCAGGCCGTCGCACAGGGAGGGATCCGAGGCACGCCAAGACTAGGCAGCTGGGCGGGAACCCTCCTCGGATGTCTTCTCAAGCGCTGGCGACGCGGCAATATAATCGGCTGCATTGGGCCTGGCAGAACCTAAATTGCGGGAACCGCCAGGTGAGTGCCTCCCACTTCACCTCGTAAACGCCGCCTACTGCTTGTTTCtccgggaggagggggacgCGTAGTAATGAACGGCGAATGAGGTGATGGTGTGAACCTTGAGACCAAGTCGGGTACGAACGCGACTACGAACCTACCGCCTAGCCCAACGTCAAGCTTAAGGACGTGATGGAAATGAGACCGCTGGGTTTCTGGGCCACCCCGGTAATGGCCATAGTCAATGGGCCGATCTGCTATGTATATGCAGCAGACTGAAATGGGTCGCCCAACTTGGCGCAGGAACCTTGAGGTTTGAGATTTTAACGTGGTAGGCAGCGATGGATAGAGATCGTGACATCGTAGCGTGCAAGTTTCTAGGATAGAGAGCAAGCACTGTTTTGCCCAacggcctgctcgagggcCATGGCTCTTGCATCAGGAGGAACAGTTTCAGAAACGATGGGCCTCTCTTGGCGCAGCATGGGTCGGACACGAACCTATGTGATGAGATCAGACGAGCAGGTAGCCAGTTGACTTGAGGAGTTGACAAGTTGCGTGTCAGTCATCGTCTCTGTCGTCGAGTTGGGAGCGAGGCGATGGGCAGGAGAGGAAGCATGTGGTCGCTGCGGAGTTTCTTCCGGCGTGTAGGCGACAATGCTCCCCGAGCGCCCGATGTCTCGACTCCCAACTTCTAGCCCACAAGGAACAACCCGGCACCATCGAGAGCCGGGCAAGCCGGGCGTCCGGGCATAATGTTCTTGCCGTCATCGGCAAACACACGGGGGTGCCACAATGCGGCCTGTCGCCCGAGCGgccccccttttcctccgGTTCATCGCTGGTCTTCCATTGAGACGACGAGCCGTAGTCCAACGCAACGGACGCAGGTTGTGCCACGTTCAGTACTTGTTTTCCAAGGCGGCTTCATGCTTCATGCCCGTCCATTCCAGCTCTCCTACAGTGTTGTTTCGCAAATGAATCAGTTTTGGCCTTGGTCATGTCCCAGGCCAGGCAACCAACTGTCCTAACAGCTTTGCTGGTGTAGAATGCCAGCCACACTAGTTTCGAGTGGAAGGTTGAACCGGCAACGACAGTTATCGGCGTGAAAGATCGGACAACCTTACAGAGACTTCTCTAACAGACACCGCCGCCCCGGTCGCTCAAGTTCATGATTGTTCACAAGATCGAACGCGGATCGAACGTCGCATCTTGCAGTCGTCGCTCTCACCATTGTCGAAATGTTTTGGTCGCCTTGACTCAAACAAGCCGGCCAAAGTTGGCCGCAATCGGTTCCCTTCTTCTGTCTGTCAGTGTTGCTGAGGACGGCCGTTGCCCGCCCGGGTCTCGTCCTGCTCGTCCGAACACGGACTGGATCGTTCTCTGTCTAGTCTGACATTCGAGTGCTTACGGACTTTGCCTCGCTTCCTTGGTGTCGTTCAAGAATCAATGAATGGACGGacgcgacggcctcggaccTCTCAAGCCCATCTCGACAGCTGTTTCTGTGACACGAAAGCATGAATCTCTCGGGTGCAAACATGCGCCTGGCAGCAGCGGCTCCTGTCGCGGCGACTCCCACTGGTCGAACGGTCAGCAGCGCGTTATGTCGCTCGCCTTGAATGCAGAGACCCTCCGATCTGTTGAGCTCGCGTTCTCGCGCTTCGTTGGCTCAGATGTTGGTAAACTTGCGTGAAATCACCACTCCAGCTGGTCTGTCACCAGTATGACATCACGGGTAAGCTGTGTGTCGGAGGACCTGCGACCTGACGGTGCCTACGTGACGGTGATAATACCTTTCATCCAGTCAAAATAGCTTTGAGAAGCTCCAATATTCGAGAGTGCGGTTATGTCGAATAGAAACCTCATGCCTTGTCAATCGATCCCCAGGAAAAGCAAAGAGGCCGTTGGCATGTTAAACAATGCTAggatgagggggggggggggggggggggtggctGAACACCAAACAGCGGCACTGAGTTTCAATGCCTTGGGTCGGGACTTAGAGTTTCCGCGCTCTGGACGCCCGGTCCCGAGGATGTTCGCAGGAAAGGAAGCATAAGTGTGGTGGGCAAGAGGGAGGGAACGAGGTTGTGGTTGGCGAAAAGGACGGGAAAGAAGATTGCCATGTGCTCGGCATTGCATAATGGGCATGAGTTTTGGTCTCTGGGAAATGGTGGGAGGTTGAGTTGGGGCTTACTAGTTAGTAGTTACGCGCAAGTTGGCCGGGAAGGGAGCTGTTACTTCTGGATCTAGTCAGCAAGCTCCAGCGGATACGTTCCCGGCAAGGTACCTACTACTTGCTCACACCTTAGGTAGCCAGTGCTGGGCATTGCCCTCCGATGACGCACCCCCCACCTCACCAGCTAATGCCCAGCAGCTCTCAGCTTCGCTGGTCCCGCGCGACAATGCGGGGTTCGTTGCAGCATGAGCGACAAGACCGCCCCTCGAACGGCATTACAAACATGAACTGGACCTTGCGACAGCTTTCGTGCTGTGCCTCCCAGGTACCTATCTACCTTGCCGGGTAGCTTTACCATCTTCGGCACATTGTACGCCCCCTTCCTTGCAAACTATTCGGTCTTTAGAAGAGAGACAGACTTTCGAGGAGGGGCTGTTCTCCATCCCGGCCGCCTATGGTGGGGTAAAATTGGCATCACGACCAGGGACAACGGTCAATGGCAGATTCGAGACGCCGGGACAAGGGGGAAAAAGGATACAGCCTATCCATCCAGAGAGCCAAGCCCATCGCGTCCCTTGTCCTCCACTTCTCCGATCTGATCTCAATGGACTTAACTCGGGGTTGTTATTTATTAGACTCCATGGATGCCGCCCTTCTCCCTGATACCCAAgccctctcctcctcttcttcctctgctTCTGCAACCATAGAATAATTCCTAACCGGTTTACTCTTCTTCCACCATCATCTTTCCCCTTATcaccttctctctctcttcacgTCTTTGgcctctgcttcttctcggtTCAAAAGCATTATACCCCTTCCATTCCCACAAGCGATACCCCCAGAGAGAACAACTGCAAcaatggccgccgccgccgcgttcCAGACCAAGGCCACCATCACCTCCTTCGGTGGCCAGCTCCTCAAGCTCTCCCACAAGTCGTCCACCACCGGCACCGATATGGCTGTCAACATCTACCTGCCGCCCCAGTGCACCACCCGCGCCGTGCCCGTCCTATTCTACCTCTCCGGTCTGACTTGCACCCCGGACAATTGCACCGAGAAGGGCTTCTTCCAGGCCCAGGCCTCGGCCCGCGGTCTTGCCGTCGTCTACCCGGACACCTCCCCCCGTGGCCTCGACCTGCCCGGAGAGCGCGACTCGTGGGACTTTGGCGAGGCCGCCTCCTTCTACGTCGACGCCACCCGCGAGCCTTTCCGCCAGAACTATCGCATGGAGACCTACATCACAAAGGAGCTGCCCGAGCTGCTCTTCCGTGAGTTCGCTGGCAAGCTCGACCGCTCTCGCGTCTCCATCACCGGTCACTCCATGGGCGGTCACGGCGCCCTGTCGCTTTACCTGCGCCACCCGGGCATG
The genomic region above belongs to Colletotrichum higginsianum IMI 349063 chromosome 2, whole genome shotgun sequence and contains:
- a CDS encoding Tyrosinase central domain-containing protein, yielding MPGRTETRQVTTRRQPDLDGSDGNPVPHEGLVLAKLWNNVAIVLPPGNGGGCVTRSPFSSMTVRLGPQAMISYGNATTSNSATLMEGNPRCLTRDLNAYPLRRWANSGNMINLIRENSAVEKFQAVAQGGIRGTPRLGSWAGTLLGCLLKRWRRGNIIGCIGPGRT
- a CDS encoding S-formylglutathione hydrolase yields the protein MAAAAAFQTKATITSFGGQLLKLSHKSSTTGTDMAVNIYLPPQCTTRAVPVLFYLSGLTCTPDNCTEKGFFQAQASARGLAVVYPDTSPRGLDLPGERDSWDFGEAASFYVDATREPFRQNYRMETYITKELPELLFREFAGKLDRSRVSITGHSMGGHGALSLYLRHPGMYRSVSAFAPIANPSKCPWGEKAFTGYLGDDRAEWAKHDSTELVKNWSYGPLNALIDVGLGDNFYIQKQLLPENFEKVVKEKNLEGLSLRYHYGYDHSYFFMASFAKDHVDHAAKHLGLGNAPSA